One genomic segment of Rivularia sp. PCC 7116 includes these proteins:
- the rplA gene encoding 50S ribosomal protein L1: MAKNKLSRRMKTLLEKVEDKDYEPIEALSLLKETATAKFPEAAEAHIRLGIDPKYTDQQLRTTVVLPKGTGQTIRVAVIARGEKVAEATNAGADVVGSEELITEIQQGRMDFDKLIATPDVMPQVAKLGKLLGPRGLMPSPKGGTVTTDLAAAIEEFKAGKLEFRADRTGIVHVMFGKVSFTPEDLLVNLKALQESIDRNRPSGAKGRYWRTVYVSATMGPSIRVDTNALRDIKMA, from the coding sequence ATGGCAAAAAATAAATTATCGCGTCGCATGAAGACGCTGCTTGAGAAAGTCGAAGATAAAGACTACGAACCGATAGAAGCATTGAGTTTGCTCAAGGAGACAGCAACAGCAAAATTTCCCGAAGCTGCTGAAGCGCATATTCGTTTGGGAATCGATCCCAAGTATACAGACCAGCAGTTGCGGACAACGGTAGTACTGCCAAAAGGAACCGGACAAACTATTAGAGTGGCAGTAATTGCACGGGGTGAGAAAGTTGCAGAAGCGACAAATGCCGGTGCTGATGTAGTAGGTTCGGAAGAATTAATTACCGAAATTCAGCAAGGAAGAATGGATTTCGACAAGTTGATTGCGACTCCCGACGTAATGCCACAGGTAGCAAAACTTGGTAAATTATTAGGTCCTCGTGGTTTGATGCCGTCTCCTAAAGGTGGAACCGTAACAACCGACTTAGCCGCAGCAATTGAAGAATTTAAAGCTGGTAAATTAGAATTCCGAGCCGACCGTACTGGCATTGTTCATGTTATGTTTGGTAAGGTTTCTTTCACTCCAGAAGATTTATTAGTAAATTTGAAGGCGTTACAGGAAAGCATTGACCGTAACCGTCCTTCGGGAGCAAAAGGTCGCTACTGGCGTACTGTTTACGTATCCGCCACGATGGGGCCATCAATTCGGGTTGATACCAACGCTTTACGCGATATTAAGATGGCTTAA
- the nusG gene encoding transcription termination/antitermination protein NusG: MNSATDEDRNSPLQSEETDAPSNNGVKSSRWYAVQVASGCEKRVKTNLEQRIQTFDVADKIIQVEIPHTPTVKIRKDGSRYSTEEKVFPGYVLVKMQMEDDIWQVVRNTPHVINFVGAEQKRGTGRGRGHVKPLPLSHSEVERIFKQATEQQEVVKVDMATGDKIVVLSGPFKDFEGEVIEVSPERSKLKASLSIFGRETPVELEFNQVEKQS, from the coding sequence ATGAATTCTGCAACAGACGAAGATCGTAATTCGCCGTTGCAGTCAGAGGAAACAGATGCACCATCAAATAATGGCGTTAAGTCATCTCGTTGGTATGCAGTACAAGTAGCCTCTGGCTGCGAGAAGCGTGTAAAAACAAACTTGGAGCAGCGTATTCAAACTTTTGATGTCGCTGATAAAATTATCCAAGTAGAAATTCCGCACACGCCAACAGTCAAGATTCGTAAAGATGGCAGTCGCTACAGTACAGAAGAAAAGGTATTTCCTGGCTATGTACTGGTAAAAATGCAAATGGAAGATGATATATGGCAGGTAGTGCGAAACACTCCCCATGTAATCAACTTCGTAGGCGCAGAACAAAAGCGAGGTACTGGTAGAGGTCGCGGTCATGTGAAACCGCTGCCACTTTCTCATAGTGAAGTAGAAAGAATCTTTAAGCAAGCTACCGAACAACAGGAAGTAGTCAAGGTTGACATGGCTACTGGTGATAAGATAGTCGTGCTTTCAGGTCCATTTAAAGATTTTGAAGGTGAAGTTATCGAAGTCAGTCCGGAAAGAAGCAAGCTTAAAGCATCGCTTTCGATTTTCGGAAGAGAAACGCCAGTAGAATTGGAATTTAATCAAGTAGAGAAACAAAGCTAG
- a CDS encoding helix-turn-helix domain-containing protein, with the protein MVGTTQAAQLLKICAQRVRQLLYEGRIVGAKKVGRFWQIPLFKGMPKVKVGKRGPKGTWRKRLSSIPTLIHVNSHKIRSNSNNGTNEPVIVVRSGSRKIEAHHVKINGSCEVIYSRDRPLDCGAKVLIQVDSDVVVKPCVFADMS; encoded by the coding sequence ATGGTTGGAACAACCCAAGCGGCTCAACTGCTGAAGATTTGTGCTCAACGAGTCAGACAGTTGCTTTATGAAGGGAGAATTGTCGGAGCAAAAAAAGTTGGTAGATTCTGGCAGATTCCTTTATTTAAGGGGATGCCTAAAGTAAAAGTTGGTAAACGAGGTCCTAAAGGAACTTGGCGAAAGAGATTAAGCTCGATACCAACTCTGATTCACGTAAATTCTCACAAGATAAGAAGTAATAGTAATAATGGGACTAATGAACCTGTAATTGTTGTTAGATCGGGTTCGCGAAAGATTGAGGCTCATCACGTGAAAATAAATGGGAGTTGTGAAGTGATTTACAGTCGCGATCGCCCTCTTGATTGTGGAGCTAAGGTTTTGATTCAAGTTGATTCGGATGTGGTAGTCAAACCTTGTGTTTTTGCTGATATGAGCTAG
- the rplK gene encoding 50S ribosomal protein L11, with translation MAKKVTAIIKLALQAGKANPAPPVGPALGQHGVNIMMFCKEYNAKTADKAGMVIPVEISVFEDRSFTFILKTPPASVLITKAAKIDKGSAEPQKVKVGSITKDQLREIAETKMPDLNANDIEAAMKIIAGTARNMGVTVSD, from the coding sequence ATGGCGAAGAAAGTAACAGCGATTATTAAACTGGCTCTGCAAGCAGGGAAAGCTAACCCAGCACCGCCAGTGGGACCTGCTTTAGGTCAGCACGGTGTTAACATCATGATGTTCTGTAAGGAGTACAACGCCAAAACAGCCGATAAAGCTGGAATGGTGATTCCTGTCGAAATTTCGGTTTTTGAAGACCGGAGTTTTACATTTATCTTAAAAACTCCTCCTGCGTCGGTGTTAATTACTAAAGCAGCCAAAATTGACAAAGGTTCGGCCGAACCACAAAAAGTTAAAGTTGGTTCCATAACAAAAGACCAATTGCGAGAAATCGCTGAAACAAAAATGCCCGATTTGAACGCCAACGATATTGAAGCGGCGATGAAAATTATTGCGGGTACCGCTCGCAATATGGGTGTGACGGTAAGTGACTAA
- the rplJ gene encoding 50S ribosomal protein L10, translating to MGRTLANKKEIVADLKELLNKSSLAIVIDYEGLSVSQITDLRNKMRPTGTVCKRTKNTLMRIAVEEDTQWQPMTQYLQDSSVFLLVEEELKDAIKAYEDFQKATKKTKIRGGVLEGQALTVDEVKALKELPSKQELMARIAGGINAVATRLAVGVNQVPTKLATGINEVPNSLARALQAVSQKEDGGDSGDS from the coding sequence ATGGGTAGAACCCTAGCGAATAAAAAAGAGATAGTCGCCGATCTCAAAGAACTTTTAAATAAATCTTCCTTAGCGATAGTAATTGACTATGAAGGTTTAAGCGTATCGCAAATTACCGATTTGCGTAATAAAATGCGTCCTACTGGTACGGTTTGTAAAAGAACCAAAAATACCTTGATGCGTATTGCTGTTGAGGAAGATACTCAATGGCAGCCAATGACGCAGTATCTTCAGGATTCTTCTGTCTTCTTGCTGGTTGAAGAAGAATTAAAAGACGCTATTAAGGCTTACGAAGATTTCCAGAAAGCCACCAAGAAAACAAAAATCCGTGGTGGAGTGCTTGAAGGGCAGGCATTAACTGTAGATGAAGTTAAAGCACTTAAGGAATTGCCTTCCAAGCAAGAGCTTATGGCTCGCATTGCTGGTGGTATAAATGCAGTTGCCACCAGATTGGCAGTAGGAGTCAACCAAGTACCTACAAAATTGGCAACTGGTATCAACGAAGTACCAAATTCTTTGGCACGCGCTCTTCAAGCAGTATCCCAGAAAGAAGATGGTGGAGATTCTGGGGATTCCTAG
- a CDS encoding ATP-dependent Clp protease ATP-binding subunit, with protein MFERFTEKAIKVIMLAQEEARRLGHNFVGTEQILLGLIGEGTGVAAKVLKSMGVNLKDARIEVEKIIGRGSGFVAVEIPFTPRAKRVLELSLEEARQLGHNYIGTEHLLLGLIREGEGVAARVLENLGVDLSKVRTQVIRMLGETAEVTATGQSGRNKTPTLDEFGSNLTQMALDGKLDPVVGRAKEIERVIQILGRRTKNNPVLIGEPGVGKTAIAEGLAQRIGNKDVPDILEEKRVVTLDIGLLVAGTKYRGEFEERLKKIMDEIRQAGNVILVIDEVHTLIGAGAAEGAIDAANILKPALARGELQCIGATTLDEYRKHIERDAALERRFQPVMVGEPSVDETIEILYGLRDRYEQHHKLKISDEAVLAAAKLSDRYISDRYLPDKAIDLIDEAGSRVRLINSQLPPAAKELDKELRKILKEKDDAVRSQDFDKAGELRDREMEIKAEIRAIAQSKAGTSGANGEEPVVTEEDIAHIVASWTGVPVNKLTESESEKLLHMEDTLHQRLIGQEDAVKAVSRAIRRARVGLKNPNRPIASFVFSGPTGVGKTELAKSLASYFFGSEEAMIRLDMSEFMERHTVSKLIGSPPGYVGYNEGGQLTEAVRRRPYTVVLFDEIEKAHPDVFNMLLQILEDGRLTDAKGRTVDFKNTLLILTSNIGSKVIEKGGGGIGFEFAEDASESQYNRIKSLVNEELKQYFRPEFLNRLDEIIVFRQLNREEVMLIADIMLKEVFGRLTEKGIKLEVSDRFKERLLQEGYNPSYGARPLRRAIMRLLEDSLAEEILSGRIGEGDTAIVDVDEGGNILVHSQKTEEESDSGQDDALPQAVEG; from the coding sequence ATGTTTGAACGCTTCACAGAAAAAGCCATCAAGGTAATAATGCTTGCTCAAGAAGAGGCTCGCCGTCTTGGGCATAATTTTGTTGGCACCGAACAGATTCTTTTAGGTCTGATTGGCGAGGGAACTGGCGTGGCGGCTAAGGTGCTCAAATCAATGGGCGTTAACCTTAAAGATGCCAGAATCGAGGTCGAAAAAATTATAGGTCGAGGCTCGGGCTTTGTTGCCGTGGAAATTCCGTTTACCCCACGGGCAAAGCGAGTTCTGGAACTATCTTTAGAAGAAGCTCGCCAGTTAGGACACAATTATATTGGTACCGAGCATTTGCTGTTGGGCTTAATCCGCGAAGGAGAAGGCGTAGCAGCAAGAGTACTCGAAAATCTTGGTGTTGACTTATCTAAAGTCAGAACCCAAGTTATTCGTATGCTTGGTGAAACCGCTGAAGTTACGGCTACCGGTCAATCTGGACGCAATAAAACTCCGACTCTGGATGAATTTGGTTCTAATTTGACCCAAATGGCATTAGATGGCAAGCTTGACCCCGTGGTTGGACGTGCTAAGGAGATTGAGCGAGTAATCCAAATTTTGGGTCGTCGTACAAAAAATAACCCTGTATTAATTGGTGAACCTGGTGTTGGTAAAACAGCTATTGCTGAAGGACTGGCACAGCGTATTGGAAACAAAGATGTTCCTGACATCTTAGAAGAAAAACGTGTAGTAACTCTTGATATTGGTTTGCTTGTTGCAGGTACCAAGTATCGGGGTGAATTTGAAGAACGCCTGAAAAAGATTATGGATGAAATCCGTCAGGCGGGAAATGTAATTTTAGTAATTGATGAAGTACACACCTTAATCGGTGCTGGTGCGGCAGAAGGCGCTATTGATGCAGCTAATATACTAAAACCTGCTTTAGCTCGTGGTGAATTGCAGTGTATCGGCGCAACAACGCTCGATGAATACCGCAAGCACATCGAACGAGATGCCGCCCTTGAGCGTCGTTTCCAACCAGTTATGGTAGGTGAACCTTCAGTAGATGAAACTATTGAAATTTTATACGGTTTACGCGACCGTTACGAACAACATCATAAATTAAAAATTTCTGATGAAGCGGTGTTAGCGGCGGCTAAATTATCCGACCGATATATTAGCGATCGCTACCTTCCAGATAAAGCAATTGATTTAATTGACGAAGCTGGTTCTCGGGTACGTTTGATTAACTCTCAGCTGCCACCCGCAGCCAAAGAGTTAGACAAGGAACTGCGTAAAATCCTCAAAGAGAAGGATGATGCAGTACGTTCCCAAGACTTTGACAAAGCTGGCGAACTTCGCGATCGCGAGATGGAAATCAAAGCAGAAATTCGCGCTATTGCTCAAAGCAAAGCCGGTACTTCTGGTGCTAATGGTGAAGAACCTGTAGTTACAGAGGAAGATATTGCCCATATCGTAGCTTCTTGGACTGGCGTTCCGGTGAACAAACTCACCGAATCCGAATCCGAGAAATTGCTGCATATGGAAGACACCTTGCACCAGCGTTTGATTGGTCAAGAAGATGCTGTAAAAGCAGTTTCCCGTGCTATTCGTCGCGCTCGCGTTGGTTTGAAGAATCCCAACCGACCAATTGCTAGCTTTGTCTTCTCCGGTCCTACTGGTGTAGGTAAAACTGAATTAGCTAAATCATTGGCATCTTACTTCTTCGGTTCGGAAGAAGCAATGATTCGTCTCGATATGTCCGAATTTATGGAGCGTCACACCGTCAGCAAGCTGATTGGTTCGCCTCCTGGTTATGTTGGATACAACGAAGGCGGTCAGCTAACTGAAGCTGTCAGACGCAGACCTTATACGGTAGTGCTATTCGACGAAATCGAAAAAGCGCACCCCGATGTATTTAATATGCTGCTTCAAATTCTTGAAGACGGTAGATTAACTGATGCTAAGGGACGTACTGTAGATTTCAAAAATACTTTGCTGATATTAACTTCTAATATCGGTTCTAAGGTAATTGAAAAAGGTGGCGGCGGAATCGGTTTCGAGTTTGCCGAAGATGCTAGCGAGTCTCAGTACAACCGCATTAAGTCTTTGGTTAACGAAGAACTCAAGCAGTACTTCCGTCCTGAATTCCTCAACCGTCTGGATGAAATTATCGTCTTCCGTCAGTTGAACCGTGAAGAGGTAATGTTGATTGCCGATATCATGCTCAAGGAAGTATTCGGACGACTCACCGAGAAAGGTATCAAACTAGAAGTAAGCGATCGCTTCAAAGAGCGATTGCTGCAAGAAGGTTATAACCCGAGTTACGGTGCAAGACCTTTACGTAGGGCAATTATGCGCTTGTTAGAGGATAGTCTGGCCGAAGAAATACTTTCCGGACGCATCGGTGAAGGTGATACAGCCATTGTTGACGTGGATGAAGGTGGAAATATCCTCGTTCATTCTCAAAAGACTGAGGAAGAAAGCGACAGCGGACAAGATGATGCTTTGCCTCAAGCTGTTGAAGGATAA
- the lysA gene encoding diaminopimelate decarboxylase, whose product MVSTHPAGIQANGSKYILSSNQREGISPNQSLLPLSAKVNQNDNLEVGGCDVTTLVKQFGSPLYILDEESLRTACCQYRDSFKQYYKGESQVLYASKAWNCLAVCAIVASEGLGIDVASGGELYTAITAGADADKIYLHSNNKSRDELIFAVESGCTIVVDNWYELNTLVELAQENSFSSYAPYRIMLRLTPGIDCHTHDYIRTGQLDSKFGFDPNALDDVFAFAIKNQASLNCVGVHAHIGSQIFERQPHQDLAALMVEWLKKAATYGIEITELNVGGGLGIRYIESDDPPSIEEWVKPICEVVEKACGEANISLPKILCEPGRSLIGTTCVTAYSVGASKEIPGIRKYIAVDGGMSDNPRPITYESIYRAVVANKMSAPLTEQVTIAGKHCESGDILIKDAQLPSTSEGDILVVMGTGAYNYSMSSNYNRLPRPAAVLVGNGEASLILQRESYQDLIRQDCLPERLKKNE is encoded by the coding sequence ATGGTATCGACTCACCCGGCTGGGATTCAAGCCAATGGCAGTAAATATATACTATCGAGCAATCAAAGGGAAGGCATTTCGCCAAATCAATCACTTCTACCTTTGAGTGCAAAAGTTAATCAAAATGACAATTTAGAAGTGGGGGGTTGTGACGTAACGACGCTGGTAAAGCAGTTTGGCTCTCCGCTATATATTCTAGACGAAGAAAGCTTGCGAACTGCTTGCTGTCAGTATCGCGATAGTTTTAAGCAGTACTATAAAGGCGAATCCCAAGTATTATACGCTTCTAAAGCCTGGAATTGTTTGGCTGTATGCGCGATTGTAGCATCTGAAGGTTTGGGAATAGATGTAGCTTCTGGTGGCGAATTGTATACTGCGATTACAGCTGGTGCGGATGCCGATAAGATTTATCTTCATAGCAATAACAAGTCTCGGGATGAATTGATTTTTGCTGTGGAATCCGGCTGCACAATTGTTGTAGATAACTGGTACGAACTAAATACTTTGGTAGAACTAGCTCAAGAAAATAGTTTTTCGAGTTATGCACCGTACCGAATTATGCTACGCCTAACTCCTGGAATTGATTGTCATACCCACGATTACATCCGCACGGGACAATTAGATAGTAAATTTGGTTTCGATCCTAACGCCCTTGATGATGTATTTGCTTTTGCGATCAAAAATCAAGCTTCGCTTAATTGTGTTGGAGTACACGCTCATATTGGTTCGCAAATTTTTGAGCGTCAACCCCATCAAGACTTAGCTGCTCTGATGGTAGAATGGTTGAAAAAAGCTGCTACTTATGGTATAGAAATTACGGAATTAAACGTTGGTGGTGGTTTAGGAATCAGATATATTGAATCCGATGACCCACCGAGTATAGAAGAGTGGGTAAAGCCAATTTGCGAAGTAGTTGAAAAAGCTTGTGGAGAGGCGAATATTTCCTTACCAAAAATATTATGCGAACCGGGACGTTCTTTGATTGGTACAACCTGCGTTACTGCATATAGTGTTGGTGCATCGAAAGAAATTCCCGGAATACGTAAATACATTGCCGTAGATGGAGGAATGTCGGACAACCCGCGTCCAATAACTTACGAGTCAATTTATCGAGCAGTGGTAGCGAATAAAATGTCGGCACCACTAACCGAACAAGTCACGATTGCTGGTAAACATTGCGAATCGGGAGATATTCTAATTAAAGATGCCCAACTTCCTTCAACTTCGGAGGGAGATATTCTCGTAGTAATGGGAACGGGTGCGTATAATTACAGTATGTCATCCAATTACAACCGTTTGCCTCGACCGGCAGCAGTTTTAGTTGGTAATGGTGAAGCAAGTTTAATCCTGCAACGCGAGTCATATCAAGATTTGATTCGTCAGGATTGCTTACCAGAAAGACTGAAGAAAAATGAGTAA
- a CDS encoding serine/threonine-protein kinase, giving the protein MTTKLLNNRYQVIQVLGAGGFGETFLAEDTHLPSRRRCVIKQLKPLADEPKTYQKIQQKFEREAATLEFLGEGSEQIPNLFAYFSEDGLFYLVQEWIQGKTLTDIVENQGCLNEQAVREILLSLLPVLEYVHSKGIIHRDIKPDNIILRSSNKKPVLIDFGAVKETIRTAINSSGNPTQSMVIGTPGYMPIEQAIGRAVFATDIYSLGLTAIYLLTGKHPQELETNPQTGKILWEIYAQEISTSLKTVINKAINSNIDSRYSTASKMLYALQSNTQTNATQPISNTLNTQNTQKTVAVSPAVGIPQKHINSNSNSNSNSSTSPNWLKPGLIFGGLLGAGLIGGIAIANFNNQQPEEEIVISQTPPPPIDNDNSVIPSPKPTLGKIQPTATPEIQPPPQPQIAPPQPQPEQIIQPTPEPIPENTQPKPIFTPQPQPQIFSTPTPIPTATPTPIASTPPKAEKPENNNPANVSFPVFPTGSSESNVKATLGKPTKVSRGLWNTRAYLYKLQPNQVDLGLLFDRQSGKLRQTEASLAQSVGAKAMQNTLQGMLKGNMNGDIQQGLQRVYQRQANKYSFQTRNLKGTIQRNNEGRVYIAVWDADLH; this is encoded by the coding sequence ATGACAACAAAGTTACTGAATAATCGTTATCAAGTTATCCAGGTGTTAGGTGCTGGTGGGTTTGGCGAAACCTTTTTAGCTGAAGATACTCATCTTCCTTCTCGCCGACGTTGCGTTATTAAGCAACTCAAACCATTAGCAGACGAACCAAAAACCTATCAAAAGATTCAGCAAAAATTTGAACGAGAGGCAGCAACTTTAGAATTTCTCGGTGAAGGTAGCGAGCAAATTCCCAATCTTTTTGCCTATTTTTCGGAAGACGGTTTATTTTATTTAGTTCAAGAGTGGATTCAAGGAAAAACTTTAACGGATATTGTTGAAAATCAAGGATGTTTGAACGAACAAGCTGTGAGAGAAATTTTACTCAGTTTGCTACCGGTTTTAGAATACGTCCATTCAAAAGGAATAATTCACCGCGATATCAAACCCGATAATATAATCCTGCGTAGTTCTAATAAAAAACCTGTTTTAATTGACTTTGGTGCGGTAAAAGAAACCATTCGTACTGCAATCAATTCTTCGGGAAATCCCACGCAATCGATGGTGATTGGAACTCCAGGATATATGCCAATCGAACAGGCAATAGGGCGTGCGGTTTTCGCTACGGATATTTACAGTTTAGGCTTAACGGCAATTTACTTATTAACTGGGAAACATCCGCAAGAATTAGAAACTAATCCCCAAACTGGTAAAATCTTATGGGAAATTTACGCTCAAGAAATTTCTACTTCTTTAAAAACAGTAATTAACAAAGCAATTAATTCTAATATCGATAGTCGCTACAGCACGGCAAGCAAAATGCTTTATGCTTTGCAGTCAAATACACAAACTAATGCTACTCAACCTATATCAAATACTCTAAATACTCAAAACACTCAAAAAACAGTTGCAGTATCTCCCGCAGTAGGAATTCCCCAAAAACATATAAATTCAAATTCAAATTCAAATTCAAATTCTTCAACTTCCCCAAATTGGTTAAAACCCGGTTTAATTTTCGGTGGTTTACTTGGCGCTGGATTAATTGGAGGAATAGCGATCGCTAATTTCAATAACCAGCAACCAGAAGAAGAAATTGTAATTTCTCAAACTCCCCCACCACCTATTGATAATGATAATAGTGTAATTCCTTCTCCCAAGCCAACTTTGGGCAAAATCCAACCAACCGCAACCCCAGAAATTCAACCTCCACCACAACCACAAATTGCTCCACCACAACCGCAGCCAGAACAAATTATCCAACCTACACCAGAACCCATACCTGAAAATACACAACCGAAACCTATATTTACACCACAACCCCAACCGCAAATATTTTCTACTCCTACCCCTATCCCAACTGCTACACCTACTCCCATAGCTTCCACACCACCAAAAGCTGAAAAACCAGAGAATAATAATCCTGCAAACGTTAGTTTTCCCGTATTTCCTACAGGTAGCTCCGAAAGCAACGTCAAAGCAACTTTAGGGAAACCAACAAAAGTTTCCCGAGGTTTATGGAATACCAGAGCCTATCTTTATAAACTACAGCCAAATCAAGTAGACTTAGGTTTATTATTTGACCGACAATCTGGAAAACTACGACAAACAGAAGCTAGCTTAGCTCAATCTGTAGGAGCAAAGGCAATGCAAAACACTTTACAAGGAATGTTAAAAGGTAATATGAATGGCGACATTCAACAAGGATTGCAGCGAGTGTATCAGCGCCAAGCTAATAAATATTCTTTTCAAACCCGAAATTTAAAAGGAACAATACAACGCAATAACGAAGGTAGAGTTTACATTGCCGTTTGGGATGCGGATTTACATTAA
- the secE gene encoding preprotein translocase subunit SecE — translation MAKKNEAQMQELDSGFSLGNFFKGTREEFEKVVWPSRKQLVSESAAVLLMVSLSATVIFFVDKFFAWAATVIFK, via the coding sequence GTGGCCAAAAAAAACGAAGCACAAATGCAAGAATTAGATAGCGGGTTTAGTCTAGGCAACTTCTTTAAAGGAACTAGAGAAGAGTTTGAGAAAGTCGTTTGGCCAAGTCGAAAACAGCTCGTCAGTGAATCCGCAGCCGTGCTGTTGATGGTATCCCTTTCCGCTACAGTAATATTTTTTGTAGATAAATTCTTTGCTTGGGCAGCAACAGTGATATTCAAATGA
- a CDS encoding pentapeptide repeat-containing protein: MSPLKWTNLSFSILVKTNFRLANLQGALLQETALVDVIFEEANFTNAELAMCSIVGSNFRGAIFDNTSCIECLCRDTIWCDGKIIDDSTI, translated from the coding sequence ATAAGTCCATTAAAATGGACTAATTTATCTTTTTCTATTTTGGTAAAAACCAATTTTAGATTAGCTAATTTACAAGGAGCGTTGCTGCAAGAAACAGCTTTAGTTGATGTGATTTTTGAAGAAGCTAACTTTACAAACGCCGAACTTGCTATGTGTTCTATTGTAGGAAGCAATTTTAGAGGAGCAATCTTTGATAATACCTCCTGCATCGAATGCCTATGTCGGGATACTATCTGGTGTGATGGAAAAATCATTGATGATTCCACAATTTAA
- the rimI gene encoding ribosomal protein S18-alanine N-acetyltransferase has protein sequence MNLFELKIKSLSQEHLSLIVELDKTCFNGLWSKEAYQRELDSPNSEIQGLFSQKTGERLLGMGCFWSILEEAHITILAIDPQYHRQGMGAALLYSLLNTARDRNLERATLEVRASNQSAISLYEKFGFKTAGRRRRYYKDNGEDALILWLSGIHKPEFAQTLANWETFVNQGLNKSGWKREQYSATSSE, from the coding sequence GTGAACTTATTTGAGCTAAAAATTAAATCTCTGTCACAAGAACATCTATCTTTGATAGTGGAGCTAGATAAAACCTGCTTTAACGGCTTATGGTCTAAAGAAGCTTATCAAAGAGAACTTGATAGCCCAAACAGCGAGATACAAGGTTTATTTTCTCAGAAAACCGGCGAAAGGCTGTTAGGTATGGGCTGTTTTTGGTCAATATTAGAAGAAGCCCACATTACTATTTTGGCAATAGATCCTCAATATCATCGTCAAGGTATGGGTGCCGCTTTACTTTACTCTCTCCTCAACACCGCTCGCGATCGCAATTTGGAAAGAGCAACCTTAGAAGTAAGAGCTTCTAATCAAAGTGCAATTTCTTTATACGAAAAATTTGGCTTCAAAACAGCGGGGAGAAGAAGACGTTATTACAAAGATAATGGCGAAGATGCTTTAATTCTTTGGCTTAGCGGTATACATAAACCAGAATTTGCCCAAACTTTAGCCAACTGGGAAACTTTTGTTAACCAAGGCTTAAACAAATCTGGCTGGAAACGAGAACAGTATTCAGCAACCAGTAGCGAGTAA
- the rplL gene encoding 50S ribosomal protein L7/L12 has product MSAKTDEIMESLKTLSLLEASELVKQIEEVFQVDASASGGGGMVMMPGMMPGAAGGAAAEPEEEKTEFDVVLEDVPADKKIAILKVVRGITGLGLKEAKEMVESAPKAIKEAMAKEAAEDAKKQLEEAGAKVSVK; this is encoded by the coding sequence ATGTCTGCAAAAACTGATGAAATCATGGAAAGCTTGAAGACTTTGAGCTTGCTTGAAGCTTCCGAATTGGTTAAGCAAATTGAAGAAGTATTTCAGGTAGATGCTTCCGCTTCTGGTGGTGGTGGCATGGTGATGATGCCTGGAATGATGCCTGGAGCCGCTGGTGGTGCTGCTGCTGAGCCTGAAGAAGAGAAGACTGAATTTGACGTAGTACTTGAAGACGTACCTGCTGATAAGAAGATTGCGATTCTTAAGGTTGTACGCGGTATCACCGGTTTAGGTTTGAAAGAAGCAAAAGAAATGGTAGAATCTGCGCCTAAAGCAATCAAAGAAGCTATGGCTAAAGAAGCCGCTGAAGATGCTAAGAAGCAGCTTGAAGAAGCTGGTGCAAAAGTATCTGTTAAATAA